In a genomic window of Amycolatopsis japonica:
- the efeU gene encoding iron uptake transporter permease EfeU: MWFASALIGLREGLEAALVVSILVAFLVKTERRHALRWVWLGVGVAVALSVGVGAILTYSTAQLTFEQQELLGGTLSIVAVGFVTAMIFWMRKASRTIAAELRGKLDEALDVGPVAVLVLSFFAVGREGLETAVFFYSTVQTAQGGTTEPLIGFSAGILVAVVLAYLIYRGAVRFDLGKFFTITGVLLVFVAAGVLGYGLHDLQEAAFLPGLTTLAFDASAVLPEDSWYGALLKGIFNYSQQTTVLQAVAWVAYVAIVLPLFLRPKKKATAPAAAAIKE, translated from the coding sequence GTGTGGTTCGCGAGTGCGCTCATCGGCCTGCGTGAAGGCCTCGAAGCGGCCCTCGTCGTCAGCATCCTCGTCGCGTTCCTGGTCAAGACCGAACGACGGCACGCGCTGCGCTGGGTCTGGCTCGGGGTCGGCGTCGCGGTCGCGCTGTCGGTCGGGGTCGGCGCGATCCTCACCTACTCCACCGCCCAGCTGACCTTCGAACAGCAGGAGCTGCTCGGCGGCACGCTGTCGATCGTCGCGGTCGGTTTCGTGACGGCGATGATCTTCTGGATGCGCAAGGCGTCGAGGACGATCGCCGCGGAACTGCGCGGAAAACTCGACGAAGCGCTCGACGTCGGCCCGGTCGCGGTGCTCGTCCTGTCGTTCTTCGCCGTCGGCCGCGAAGGCCTGGAGACGGCGGTGTTCTTCTATTCCACCGTGCAGACCGCGCAGGGCGGCACTACCGAACCGTTGATCGGTTTCAGCGCGGGAATCCTCGTCGCGGTCGTGCTGGCGTACCTGATCTACCGCGGCGCCGTCCGGTTCGACCTCGGCAAGTTCTTCACGATCACCGGTGTCCTGCTGGTGTTCGTCGCGGCGGGCGTCCTCGGCTACGGCCTGCACGACCTGCAGGAGGCCGCCTTCCTGCCCGGGCTGACCACGCTCGCGTTCGACGCGTCGGCCGTCCTGCCGGAGGACAGCTGGTACGGCGCGCTGCTCAAGGGGATCTTCAACTACTCGCAGCAGACGACGGTCCTGCAGGCCGTCGCGTGGGTCGCCTACGTGGCGATCGTGCTGCCGCTGTTCCTCAGGCCCAAGAAGAAGGCCACGGCACCCGCCGCGGCCGCGATCAAGGAGTGA
- a CDS encoding lysozyme family protein has protein sequence MAETAQSTDAPEHPARPLPPYVPRLAFAGGLVLTGVVLIMTVGVNRPAGEEPPPAPQPQPALAVPDQKPQPGAATPRAGLAAPPDRPTVSDAAELETWAKRVAAKTRLSVADLSAYGRAEMWLRRQKPGCHLSWATLAGISHVETAQGRPGPITLAPEIWAKHSARARSDGKQPDPKDLDDAAFATARYLCAAGDDVATPDGWWKSMRVFNPAVPYVQEVFSAADTYADASVAP, from the coding sequence GTGGCCGAAACCGCCCAGAGCACCGACGCCCCGGAGCATCCAGCGCGCCCTCTGCCGCCGTACGTCCCCAGGCTCGCCTTCGCGGGCGGGCTCGTGCTCACGGGCGTGGTGCTGATCATGACGGTCGGGGTGAACCGGCCTGCCGGTGAGGAACCGCCTCCGGCACCTCAGCCTCAGCCCGCGCTCGCCGTTCCCGACCAGAAGCCGCAGCCCGGGGCGGCGACGCCGCGGGCCGGGCTCGCCGCACCGCCCGACCGGCCCACCGTTTCCGACGCGGCCGAATTGGAGACTTGGGCGAAGCGCGTGGCCGCGAAGACCCGGCTCTCCGTCGCCGATCTGTCCGCCTACGGCCGGGCCGAGATGTGGCTGCGGCGGCAGAAGCCGGGCTGTCATCTCTCGTGGGCGACCCTCGCCGGCATCTCCCACGTCGAGACGGCGCAGGGCAGGCCCGGCCCGATCACGCTCGCGCCCGAGATCTGGGCCAAGCACTCCGCCCGGGCCAGGAGCGACGGCAAGCAGCCGGATCCGAAGGACCTCGACGACGCCGCCTTCGCCACCGCCCGCTACCTCTGCGCCGCCGGCGACGACGTCGCCACCCCGGACGGCTGGTGGAAGTCGATGCGGGTGTTCAACCCCGCGGTGCCCTACGTCCAGGAAGTCTTCAGCGCGGCCGACACCTACGCGGACGCCAGCGTCGCGCCCTGA
- a CDS encoding NAD(P)/FAD-dependent oxidoreductase yields the protein MLGTMSEEFDVVIIGGGVAGLSAALVLGRARRKVAVIDGGTPRNAPAAHAHGFLTRDGIPPKELLEIGREEVRAYDVEIIDDVVHRLRHDKAVELASGRVVGGRRIVVTTGLADELPDVPGVAERFGADVLHCPYCHGWEVRDQRFGVLATSEKSVHQALIVWQWSKDLTFFTHTQQLSAEDRAKLTGLGVRLVDGKVSELAVENDRLTGVRLVDGEFVERDVVFVGPKFVPHDRLLAQVGCARTESGSIAVDAQGRTNVDGVWAAGNVVDPMAQLVVAAGDAYRMATALNFDLVLEDQGATLASA from the coding sequence ATGCTCGGGACCATGAGCGAAGAATTCGACGTGGTGATCATCGGTGGTGGCGTCGCGGGCCTCAGCGCGGCTTTGGTGCTGGGCAGGGCGCGGCGCAAGGTGGCCGTGATCGACGGCGGCACCCCGCGCAACGCGCCCGCCGCGCACGCACACGGTTTCCTGACCAGGGACGGCATCCCGCCCAAAGAACTACTGGAGATAGGCCGTGAGGAAGTCCGCGCGTACGACGTCGAGATCATCGACGACGTCGTCCACCGGCTGCGCCACGACAAGGCGGTGGAACTGGCGAGCGGACGGGTCGTCGGCGGACGGCGGATCGTGGTGACCACCGGGCTGGCCGACGAACTGCCGGACGTCCCCGGCGTCGCGGAGCGCTTCGGCGCCGACGTGCTGCACTGCCCGTATTGCCACGGCTGGGAGGTGCGCGATCAGCGGTTCGGCGTGCTCGCCACGTCCGAGAAGTCGGTCCACCAGGCGCTGATCGTCTGGCAGTGGAGCAAGGACTTGACCTTCTTCACGCATACCCAGCAGCTCTCGGCCGAAGACCGGGCGAAGTTGACCGGGCTGGGCGTCCGGCTCGTCGACGGGAAGGTGTCCGAGCTCGCCGTCGAAAACGACCGGCTGACCGGCGTCCGGCTCGTCGACGGAGAATTCGTCGAACGCGACGTCGTGTTCGTCGGCCCGAAGTTCGTCCCGCACGACCGGCTGCTCGCCCAGGTCGGCTGCGCCCGTACCGAAAGCGGCTCGATCGCGGTGGACGCGCAGGGCCGCACGAACGTCGACGGTGTCTGGGCGGCGGGGAACGTCGTCGATCCGATGGCGCAGCTCGTCGTCGCGGCGGGCGACGCCTACCGGATGGCGACGGCGCTCAACTTCGATCTGGTGCTCGAAGATCAGGGCGCGACGCTGGCGTCCGCGTAG
- a CDS encoding helix-turn-helix domain-containing protein, which produces MEDIERRLAEVGPKLKALRKERGTTLSALSEATGISASTLSRLESGTRKATLELLLTLSAAHQVPLDELVGEPEPADPRVRMKAQKFGRFTAWALTAQPGQPQAFKLLIPVEDIEPVQRTHEGYEWMYVLSGRLRALLGDRDFTMGPGEAAEFDTRVPHWFGSAGPGPVELLVLFGKQGERAHLRARSK; this is translated from the coding sequence ATGGAGGACATCGAACGGCGGCTCGCCGAGGTCGGCCCGAAGCTCAAGGCCCTTCGCAAGGAACGCGGCACCACCCTCTCCGCGCTGTCGGAGGCGACGGGGATCTCCGCCAGCACGCTCTCGCGGCTCGAATCGGGCACGCGGAAGGCCACACTGGAGTTGCTGCTCACGCTGTCGGCGGCGCATCAGGTCCCGCTCGACGAACTGGTCGGCGAACCCGAACCCGCCGATCCGAGGGTCCGGATGAAGGCGCAGAAGTTCGGCCGGTTCACCGCGTGGGCGCTGACCGCGCAGCCTGGGCAGCCGCAGGCGTTCAAACTGCTGATCCCGGTCGAGGACATCGAGCCGGTGCAGCGCACCCACGAGGGCTACGAATGGATGTACGTCCTCAGTGGACGGTTGCGGGCGCTGCTCGGCGATCGCGATTTCACGATGGGCCCCGGCGAGGCCGCGGAGTTCGACACGCGGGTGCCGCACTGGTTCGGCAGCGCCGGTCCGGGGCCGGTGGAGCTGCTGGTGCTGTTCGGCAAGCAGGGCGAACGGGCGCATCTGCGGGCCAGGTCGAAATGA
- a CDS encoding tetratricopeptide repeat protein: MMDAEPAPEPGPDPSGESRFRAFRQAEALVESRRPLDALKALEPLLEHETDKPSVQLLAGRAYFHSAQLRRAERAFTRVLELDPTDHYARFVLGRTLQRLGRLTEALAQMRIASAMHPIPEYLEAISEVSARIALRD, from the coding sequence ATGATGGATGCCGAACCCGCCCCAGAACCCGGCCCGGACCCGTCCGGTGAGTCACGGTTCCGCGCCTTCCGTCAGGCGGAGGCGCTGGTCGAAAGCCGCAGGCCGCTCGACGCGCTCAAGGCACTCGAGCCCTTGCTGGAACACGAAACCGACAAACCGAGTGTTCAGTTGCTGGCGGGCCGCGCGTACTTCCACTCCGCACAGTTGCGGCGGGCCGAGCGTGCCTTCACCCGGGTGCTGGAGCTGGATCCCACCGATCATTACGCGCGGTTCGTACTCGGACGGACCCTCCAGCGCCTCGGCCGGTTGACCGAGGCGCTCGCGCAGATGCGGATAGCGTCGGCGATGCATCCGATCCCGGAGTATCTGGAGGCGATCAGCGAGGTCAGCGCGCGGATCGCGTTGCGCGACTGA
- a CDS encoding VOC family protein, which produces MSSTEADRPENEPGYLGLAPYLYYADATEAVAWLVRVFGFTEEVRFADGSGEVFQATLCAGPAKIQLAGVGPEYWQAKGVDGPVGQLNIVYVADADAQYERVRAALGDDADIDAPQDQPYGARVFTVSDIGGNSWTFWQQFSDTVELPSGWKEVRADEPAME; this is translated from the coding sequence ATGAGCAGTACCGAAGCGGATAGGCCCGAAAACGAGCCCGGATACCTCGGGCTCGCGCCGTACCTCTACTACGCCGACGCCACCGAGGCGGTCGCGTGGCTGGTCAGAGTGTTCGGGTTCACCGAGGAAGTGCGCTTCGCCGACGGCTCCGGAGAGGTGTTCCAGGCCACGTTGTGCGCCGGTCCGGCCAAGATCCAGCTGGCCGGTGTCGGCCCCGAGTACTGGCAGGCCAAGGGCGTCGACGGCCCGGTCGGGCAGCTGAACATCGTCTACGTCGCCGACGCCGACGCGCAGTACGAGCGGGTTCGCGCCGCGCTGGGCGACGACGCCGACATCGACGCGCCCCAGGACCAGCCGTACGGCGCCCGCGTGTTCACCGTCTCCGACATCGGCGGCAACAGCTGGACCTTCTGGCAGCAGTTCTCCGACACGGTCGAGCTTCCGTCGGGCTGGAAGGAAGTCCGGGCGGACGAACCGGCCATGGAGTAG
- the eno gene encoding phosphopyruvate hydratase yields the protein MALIEQVGAREILDSRGNPTVEVEVALDDGTLARAAVPSGASTGEHEAVELRDGDTGRYNGKGVERAVAAVLDEIGPDLVGTDAVDQRIVDQKLVDLDGTPAKSRLGANAILGVSLAVAKAAAESAELELFRYLGGPNAHVLPVPMLNILNGGAHADTDVDIQEFMIAPIGAESFREALRWGTEVYHSLKSVLKGRGLATGLGDEGGFAPSLKNNREALDLILQAIEKAGYAPGRDVALALDVAATEFFSDGAYTFEGAKKSAEQMSAYYGELVRDYPLVSIEDPLSEDDWDGWVQLTTEIGEKVQLVGDDLFVTNPDRLEEGITRRAANALLVKVNQIGTLSETLDAISLATSYGYKSMMSHRSGETEDTFIADLAVATGVGQIKTGAPARGERIAKYNQLLRIEETLADAARYAGDLAFPRFSAEG from the coding sequence GTGGCGCTCATCGAGCAGGTAGGCGCTCGCGAGATTCTGGACTCGCGAGGCAACCCGACGGTCGAAGTGGAGGTGGCTCTCGACGACGGCACGCTGGCGCGGGCCGCGGTCCCCTCGGGTGCGTCCACCGGCGAACACGAAGCCGTCGAGCTGCGTGACGGCGACACCGGCCGGTACAACGGCAAGGGTGTCGAGCGCGCGGTCGCGGCCGTCCTGGACGAGATCGGCCCGGACCTGGTCGGCACCGACGCCGTCGACCAGCGCATCGTCGACCAGAAGCTGGTCGACCTCGACGGCACGCCGGCGAAGTCCCGCCTCGGCGCGAACGCCATCCTGGGTGTTTCGCTCGCCGTCGCGAAGGCCGCCGCGGAGTCGGCCGAGCTGGAGCTCTTCCGCTACCTCGGCGGGCCGAACGCGCACGTGCTGCCGGTGCCGATGCTGAACATCCTCAACGGTGGTGCGCACGCCGACACCGATGTCGACATCCAGGAATTCATGATCGCGCCGATCGGCGCCGAGTCGTTCCGCGAAGCCCTGCGCTGGGGCACCGAGGTCTACCACTCGCTGAAGTCGGTCCTGAAGGGCCGCGGCCTGGCGACCGGCCTCGGTGACGAAGGCGGCTTCGCGCCCAGCCTGAAGAACAACCGCGAAGCGCTCGACCTGATCCTTCAGGCGATCGAGAAGGCCGGGTACGCCCCGGGCCGCGACGTCGCGCTCGCGCTCGACGTCGCCGCGACGGAGTTCTTCTCCGACGGCGCGTACACGTTCGAAGGCGCGAAGAAGAGCGCCGAGCAGATGTCCGCCTACTACGGCGAGCTCGTCCGCGACTACCCGCTCGTGTCCATCGAGGACCCGCTGAGCGAGGACGACTGGGACGGCTGGGTCCAGCTGACCACCGAGATCGGCGAGAAGGTCCAGCTGGTCGGCGACGACCTGTTCGTCACCAACCCGGACCGCCTCGAGGAGGGCATCACCCGCCGCGCCGCCAACGCGCTGCTGGTGAAGGTCAACCAGATCGGCACGCTGTCGGAGACCCTCGACGCGATCTCGCTGGCCACCTCCTACGGCTACAAGTCGATGATGAGCCACCGGTCCGGCGAGACCGAGGACACCTTCATCGCCGACCTCGCCGTCGCGACCGGTGTCGGCCAGATCAAGACCGGCGCCCCGGCGCGCGGCGAGCGGATCGCCAAGTACAACCAGCTGCTCCGCATCGAGGAGACCCTCGCCGACGCGGCTCGCTACGCCGGCGACCTCGCGTTCCCGCGGTTCAGCGCCGAGGGATAA
- a CDS encoding FtsB family cell division protein, whose protein sequence is MSTTRRAAVVAIVVCALAFTIAVPLRTYLSQKSEVNEQQQLQSELQRSVTQLEGRKAELSDPAQIEAEARKRFGFVKPGETPYIVQLPEDKAPEQGQPQGQQPVPAGSWYEKLWDQVAGG, encoded by the coding sequence ATGTCCACCACCCGCCGGGCCGCGGTGGTGGCGATCGTGGTGTGCGCGCTCGCGTTCACCATCGCCGTCCCGCTGCGCACGTACCTCAGCCAGAAGTCCGAAGTGAACGAACAGCAGCAGCTGCAGTCCGAACTGCAGCGCAGCGTCACCCAGCTGGAAGGCCGCAAGGCCGAGCTGAGCGACCCGGCGCAGATCGAGGCCGAGGCCCGCAAACGGTTCGGTTTCGTGAAGCCCGGCGAGACGCCGTACATCGTGCAGCTCCCCGAGGACAAGGCGCCCGAGCAGGGACAGCCGCAAGGTCAGCAGCCGGTGCCCGCGGGCTCCTGGTACGAGAAGCTGTGGGATCAGGTCGCGGGCGGCTGA
- a CDS encoding DUF501 domain-containing protein, with the protein MNSTEKSSFEPVTDADREIIAEQLGRVPRALRAVAARCPSGHPSVVQTSPRLDDGTPFPTLYYLTCPKLTSMVGTLEASGLMKEMTDRLAEDPELAAAYQRTHESYLAERDAIDSLGHEVSAGGMPGRVKCLHVHLAHTLAVGPGVNPFGDETLALLKANGWPSGDCQG; encoded by the coding sequence GTGAACAGCACGGAAAAGTCTTCCTTCGAGCCCGTGACCGACGCCGACCGCGAGATCATCGCGGAACAGCTCGGCCGGGTACCCCGTGCGCTGCGCGCCGTCGCCGCGCGCTGCCCGAGCGGCCACCCGTCGGTCGTGCAGACCAGCCCCCGCCTCGACGACGGCACGCCGTTCCCCACGCTCTACTACTTGACCTGCCCGAAGCTGACGTCGATGGTCGGCACGCTCGAAGCGTCCGGGCTGATGAAGGAGATGACCGACCGGCTCGCGGAGGACCCCGAGCTGGCGGCCGCCTACCAGCGGACCCACGAGAGCTACCTCGCCGAACGCGACGCCATCGACTCGCTCGGGCACGAGGTCAGCGCGGGCGGGATGCCCGGCCGCGTCAAATGCCTGCACGTCCACCTCGCGCACACGCTCGCCGTCGGCCCCGGCGTGAACCCGTTCGGCGACGAGACCCTCGCGTTGTTGAAGGCGAACGGATGGCCATCGGGCGACTGCCAGGGGTAA
- a CDS encoding lytic transglycosylase domain-containing protein, whose product MRVRQVPGAVSGHVRRLCLRHRTIAAVTGGVLAIVPAGAAVVGTGSWAATASTIHTDNVALVGGYDPKNPLVQQIGVDGSLPNEPTPLPLPADELPNGPLGIPVTALAAYRNAADILIAEQPGCHIDWALIASIGRIESNHARGGYVDAKGNTLEPILGPQLNGAGPFAAIPDTDGGKFDGDTVWDRAVGPTQFIPSTWARYASDGNGDGESNPNNIFDAALGTGRYLCSGGLDLSKPDQLRAAVFRYNNSDTYVNTVLIWAEAYRTGVLPTPDSKVPIGAPNAGAAPPPVSVPPPPVPSTPPGSVTPPPSTSLPPSNSGSSSSKPGTTSNTPTPPTSTTPTCTSSTTPPSSSTSPTSTPTLPPCGEPSGTGTSTPVSDGVNPT is encoded by the coding sequence ATGCGCGTGAGGCAGGTGCCAGGCGCGGTCTCCGGTCATGTCCGGAGACTCTGTCTCCGGCACCGCACGATCGCCGCGGTGACCGGAGGTGTCCTCGCCATCGTCCCGGCCGGTGCCGCGGTCGTCGGTACCGGCAGCTGGGCCGCGACGGCGAGCACGATCCACACCGACAACGTCGCCCTCGTCGGCGGCTACGACCCCAAGAACCCGCTGGTCCAGCAGATCGGTGTCGACGGCAGCCTGCCGAACGAGCCGACCCCGCTCCCGCTCCCCGCGGACGAACTCCCCAACGGACCGCTCGGCATCCCGGTCACCGCGCTCGCCGCGTACCGCAACGCCGCCGACATCCTCATCGCCGAACAGCCCGGCTGCCACATCGACTGGGCGCTGATCGCGAGTATCGGCCGCATCGAGTCCAACCACGCGCGCGGCGGTTACGTCGACGCGAAGGGCAACACTCTCGAACCGATCCTGGGCCCGCAGCTCAACGGCGCCGGCCCGTTCGCGGCCATCCCGGACACAGACGGCGGGAAGTTCGACGGCGACACGGTCTGGGACCGCGCCGTCGGCCCGACGCAGTTCATCCCGTCGACCTGGGCCCGCTACGCCTCCGACGGCAACGGCGACGGCGAATCCAATCCGAACAACATCTTCGACGCGGCGCTGGGCACGGGCCGGTACCTGTGCTCCGGCGGTCTCGATCTGTCGAAGCCGGATCAGTTGCGCGCGGCCGTGTTCCGCTACAACAACTCGGACACCTACGTGAACACCGTGCTGATCTGGGCCGAGGCCTACCGCACGGGGGTGCTGCCGACACCGGACAGCAAGGTGCCCATCGGCGCGCCGAACGCCGGTGCCGCTCCGCCGCCCGTGTCGGTGCCGCCGCCTCCGGTGCCGTCGACACCACCCGGTTCGGTGACGCCGCCGCCGTCGACCTCGCTGCCGCCGAGCAATTCGGGTTCGTCGTCGTCGAAGCCGGGAACCACCTCGAATACGCCGACTCCTCCGACGTCGACCACACCGACCTGTACCTCGTCGACTACCCCGCCATCGTCGAGCACGTCGCCCACTTCGACTCCGACATTGCCGCCCTGCGGGGAGCCGTCGGGGACCGGAACGTCGACGCCGGTCAGTGACGGTGTCAATCCCACTTGA
- a CDS encoding Ppx/GppA phosphatase family protein, with protein MPRVAAIDCGTNSIRLLVAELTPRHDGTVDLRDLHREMRIVRLGQGVDATGKLAPEALERTRKALADYTIAARRKGVEKVRMVATSATRDASNRDEFFAMTREVLGTEAEVISGDEEARLSFTGAVGEQDPDDGPFVVVDVGGGSTELVVGTWDGRQAEVIAAKSVDIGCVRITERALKSDPPTAAEIAEARELAAKVLTEAFDVVDVSTAKTWIGVAGTVTTLTAVAQGLSEYDSERTHLSKLSHADIDRVAQSLLTADHATRAANPVIHPGRVDVIGGGSVIVQVLAEQFATRGGPDELVISEHDILDGIALSLA; from the coding sequence ATGCCTCGTGTTGCCGCGATCGACTGTGGGACCAACTCCATCCGCCTGCTCGTCGCCGAGCTGACCCCCCGCCACGACGGGACGGTCGACCTGCGCGACCTGCACCGTGAGATGCGGATCGTCCGCCTCGGCCAGGGTGTGGACGCCACCGGCAAGTTGGCGCCCGAGGCGCTCGAACGCACCCGCAAGGCGCTGGCCGATTACACGATCGCCGCGCGCCGCAAGGGTGTCGAGAAGGTCCGCATGGTCGCGACGTCCGCGACCCGTGACGCGAGCAACCGCGACGAGTTCTTCGCGATGACGCGCGAGGTGCTCGGCACCGAGGCCGAGGTCATCAGCGGCGACGAAGAGGCGCGCCTTTCCTTCACCGGCGCAGTCGGTGAGCAGGATCCCGACGACGGTCCCTTCGTGGTGGTCGACGTCGGCGGCGGTTCGACCGAACTCGTGGTCGGCACCTGGGACGGCCGCCAGGCCGAGGTCATCGCGGCCAAGTCGGTCGACATCGGCTGTGTGCGGATCACCGAACGCGCGCTGAAGTCGGACCCGCCGACCGCGGCCGAAATCGCCGAAGCCCGCGAGCTGGCCGCGAAGGTGCTCACTGAGGCCTTCGACGTCGTGGACGTGTCCACCGCCAAGACGTGGATCGGCGTCGCCGGGACGGTCACGACCCTGACGGCCGTGGCGCAGGGCCTGTCGGAGTACGACTCCGAGCGCACGCACCTTTCGAAGCTCTCCCACGCCGACATCGACCGGGTCGCGCAGTCGCTTCTCACGGCCGACCACGCCACCCGCGCCGCGAACCCGGTGATCCACCCGGGCCGGGTCGACGTGATCGGCGGCGGCTCGGTGATCGTGCAGGTGCTGGCGGAGCAGTTCGCCACGCGCGGTGGTCCCGACGAGCTGGTGATCTCCGAGCACGACATCCTCGACGGGATCGCGCTGTCCTTGGCTTGA